One Malassezia restricta chromosome III, complete sequence DNA segment encodes these proteins:
- a CDS encoding ribosome assembly protein RRB1 produces MSKRTLAEQPSAPEPERRRVDGAQPMKEEEGMGEFEDPFEDEIESDGEIVHHEDDDMDEEDDEPETQTKPFMPGTMQLEEGQTLVPDQSAYHMLHRMNVTWPCLSFDFLRDHLGSQRQSMPHTAYVVAGTQADTAKNNEVLVIKASSMHRTQHDDAASDDDDQDDDVDEDAVLEYKTIPHLGGVNRVRAAPTTTPTSDLEPCLDAYPVATWSETGKVHIWDVRPLFNALNVPGTTIDKKKIETPLFTVNTHRTEGFAMDWGGLLGGGASGHAGHLRLLTGDMHSKIFLTTSNNTGFTTHATPFESHTSSVEDLQWSPTEPTVFASCSADRSIRIWDVRIKSHRSALTVDAAHEQDVNVISWNRGTQFLLLSGGDDGALNVWDMRSFKPNQTPSPVAHFDWHRAPISSVEWHPEEDSIFAASGRDDQVTLWDLGVERDDEEDPAQLPKGPNGQPVPSQLLFCHHGASDIKEVHWHPQIPGMLGSTSSDGFHFFKTISV; encoded by the exons ATGTCGAAGCGAacgctcgccgagcagccCTCGGCCCCGGAGcccgagcgccgccgcgtcgatggcgccCAGCCCATGAAGGAAGAGGAGGGCATGGGCGAATTCGAGGACCCCTTTGAAGACGAGATTGAGAGTGACGGTGAAATCGTACACCACGAGGatgacgacatggacgaggaggacgacgagcccgAGACACAGACCAAGCCGTTCATGCCGGGCACCATGCAGCTGGAGGAGGGACAGACGCTCGTTCCCGATCAGTCAGCGTACCACATGCTGCACCGCATGAACGTGACGTGGCCGTGCTTGTCGTTCGACTTTCTCCGGGATCATCTCGGCTCGCAGCGGCAAAGCATGCCGCACACCGCCTACGTTGTGGCTGGTACACAGGCGGATACGGCGAAGAACAACGAAGTGCTTGTCATCAAGGCAAGCTCGATGCACCGCACACAGCACGATGATG CTGCCTCCGATGACGATGAtcaggacgacgacgtcgacgaagacgcCGTCCTGGAATACAAGACCATTCCGCACCTAGGCGGCGTCAaccgcgtgcgcgctgccccgacgacgacgcccacgtcGGACCTGGAGCCGTGCCTGGATGCATACCCCGTCGCGACGTGGTCCGAGACGGGCAAGGTGCACATTTGGGACGTGCGCCCTCTCTTCAATGCTCTCAACGTGCCTGGCACGACGATCGACAAGAAGAAGATCGAGACGCCTCTCTTCACTGTGAATACACACCGCACGGAAGGATTCGCGATGGACTGGGGCGGCCTGCTGGGCGGTGGAGCGTCGGGTCATGCGGGCCACTTGCGTCTCTTGACCGGTGACATGCACAGCAAGATCTTCCTTACCACTAGTAACAATACGGGCTTtacgacgcacgccacgccGTTCGAGAGCCACACGTCCTCCGTCGAAGACTTGCAGTGGAGTCCGACGGAGCCGACGGTCTTtgcgtcgtgctcggcGGACCGCAGTATCCGCATTTGGGACGTGCGGATCAAGTCGCACCGATCCGCTCTTACggtcgacgccgcgcacgagcaaGACGTGAATGTCATTAGCTGGAACCGCGGCACACAGTTCCTGCTCCTCTCCGGCGGCGATGACGGCGCCCTGAACGTATGGGATATGAGGTCGTTCAAGCCGAACCAGACCCCGAGTCCCGTGGCGCACTTTGActggcatcgcgcgccgaTCAGCAGCGTAGAGTGGCATCCCGAGGAAGACAGCATCTTTGCCGCCTCGGGCCGCGACGACCAAGTCACGCTGTGGGACTTgggcgtcgagcgcgacgacgaagaagatcCCGCGCAGCTGCCCAAGGGACCGAATGGCCAACCGGTGCCGAGCCAGCTGCTTTTCTGCCACCACGGTGCGTCGGATATCAAGGAGGTGCACTGGCACCCCCAGATCCCTGGTATGCTCGgctcgacgtcgtcggATGGCTTCCACTTTTTCAAGACGATCTCGGTCTAA
- a CDS encoding phosphoribosylamine--glycine ligase/phosphoribosylformylglycinamidine cyclo-ligase gives MSAIRALILGAGGREHALALHLLRAERVEHVYVAPGNGGTATLGSRCSNVSTPKASGDFSDIARWAKEQRVTLCIPGPEAPLVAGVERAFRDVGIAVFGPSKEAAQLEGSKAFAKDFMARHQIPTAAYRTFTADQIEECYAFIDELGGAKSVVLKADGLAGGKGVILPETDEEARQSAKDMLVHQMFGNACDFLVVEERLDGSELSVLAFTDGYTVRALPGCQDHKRIGEGDTGLNTGGMGAYCPTPDGTAPGMEERIRREVLCPTVEGMRRDGMPLVGMLFVGLMLTSKGPKVLEFNVRFGDPETEAVLELLAHPSTLADVMVACAERRLDCVDLSIKAGYAVSVVLASGGYPGKYATGVPIEIPTLPEHVSVYHAGTTRADDGTLLTAGGRVLAVSAVGETLDEALQRVYAGVSSIRFDGMVYRRDIAHRALAGARTKQDMTYASAGVDIDAGNALVERIKPMAKSTQRVGCMGSLGGFGGMFDLRALGLRDPILVSGTDGVGTKLRVALEYGKHDTIGIDLVAMSVNDLLVQGAQPLFFLDYFACSKLRVDLAAAVVQGVADGCRQAECALIGGETAEMPGMYVGDEYDVAGFAVGAVEREALLPRMSRMQAGDVLVGLRSSGLHSNGYSLVRKIVDKAGVSLSSPCPWPDATYATLGEALLAPTRVYVRALAHVLRGEHEVLGLAHITGGGFTENVVRMLPAHLGAAIDVSRWERPPLFAWLQREGHIAAQEMARTFNNGIGMVLVVPAAASERTVQALEAAGEAPVVLGAVTAQPGVAYVHLDEWHVA, from the coding sequence ATGTCGGCCATTCGAGCTCTGATTCTTGGCGCGGGTGGgcgtgagcatgcgctggcccTGCATctgctgcgtgccgagcgtgtTGAGCATGTGTACGTTGCACCGGGTAATGGCGGTACGGCTACGCTTGGATCGCGGTGCTCGAACGTGAGCACGCCGAAGGCGAGTGGCGACTTTAGCGACATTGCGCGGTGGGCGAAGGAGCAGAGAGTGACGCTGTGTATTCCGGGACCTGAGGCGCCTCTCGTGGCGGGCGTGGAGCGGGCGTTCCGCGATGTGGGCATTGCTGTGTTTGGTCCGTCGAaagaggcggcgcagctcgagggcTCGAAGGCGTTTGCCAAGGACTTTATGGCGCGTCATCAGATCCCGACGGCCGCGTACCGCACATTCACGGCTGATCAGATCGAGGAGTGCTATGCGTTTATCGATGAGCTCGGTGGTGCGAAGTCGGTGGTGCTCAAGGCGGATGGTCTGGCGGGTGGCAAGGGTGTGATTTTGCCCGAGACGGACGAGGAGGCGAGGCAGAGTGCGAAGGACATGCTGGTGCACCAGATGTTTGGAAATGCGTGTGATTTTCTGGTCGTCGAGGAGCGTCTTGATGGCTCGGAGCTGTCTGTGCTAGCGTTTACGGATGGCTACACGGTGCGGGCGCTGCCTGGCTGCCAGGACCACAAGCGCATTGGCGAGGGCGATACGGGTCTGAACACGGGTGGTATGGGTGCGTACTGCCCGACGCCCGatggcacggcgcctggTATGGAGGAGCGGATCCGCCGCGAGGTGCTGTGTCCGACCGTGGAGGggatgcgccgcgatggCATGCCGCTTGTTGGTATGCTGTTTGTGGGCCTGATGCTGACGAGCAAGGGGCCCAAGGTGCTGGAGTTTAATGTGCGCTTTGGCGATCCCGAGACGGAGGCtgtgctggagctgctggcgcatccgtcgacgctcgcggATGTCATGGTAGCGTGTGCGGAGCGCCGCCTGGACTGTGTGGACCTGAGCATCAAGGCGGGCTATGCGGTGAGTGTGGTGTTGGCGAGTGGCGGCTACCCGGGCAAGTATGCGACGGGTGTGCCGATCGAGATCCCGACGCTGCCGGAGCATGTGTCCGTGTACCATGCgggcacgacgcgtgcggACGATGGCACGCTGTTGACGGCGGGCGGGCGTGTCCTGGCGGTGTCGGCGGTGGGCGAGACGCTTgatgaggcgctgcagcgcgtgtATGCGGGTGTGTCGAGCATCCGGTTTGATGGCATGGTGTACCGCCGCGACATTGCGCACCGCGCGCTGGCGGGGGCGCGCACGAAGCAGGACATGACGTATGCGTCGGCGGGCGTCGACATTGATGCGGGGAATGCGCTGGTCGAGAGGATCAAGCCGATGGCGAAGAGTACGCAGCGTGTGGGCTGTATGGGCTCGCTCGGTGGCTTTGGCGGCATGTTTGATCTGCGGGCGCTGGGTCTGCGTGATCCGATTTTGGTGAGTGGCACGGACGGCGTGGGTACGAagctgcgtgtggcgctggAGTATGGCAAGCACGATACGATTGGCATTGACCTCGTGGCGATGTCGGTGAATGATTTGCTTGTGCAGGGTGCGCAGCCGCTGTTTTTCCTGGACTACTTTGCGTGCTCGAAGCTGCGTGTGGAcctggcggcggcggtcgtGCAGGGCGTGGCGGACGGGTGTCGCCAGGCGGAGTGTGCGCTGATCGGTGGCGAGACGGCTGAGATGCCGGGCATGTACGTGGGCGACGAGTACGACGTCGCGGGCTTTGCCGTGGGTGCGGTGGAGCGTGAGGCGCTCTTGCCGCGCATGAGCCGTATGCAGGCGGGCGATGTGTTGGTGGGTCTGCGCAGCAGTGGTCTGCACTCGAATGGCTACTCGCTGGTGCGCAAGATTGTGGACAAGGCGGGTGTGTCGCTGTCGTCGCCGTGCCCGTGGCCGGACGCGACGTACGCGacgctgggcgaggcgctgctggcgccgacgcgtgTGTACGTCcgggcgctggcgcatgtgctgcgGGGCGAGCACGAGGTGCTGGGACTCGCGCACATCACGGGCGGTGGCTTTACGGAGAATGTGGTGCGCATGCTGCCTGCGCACCTGGGCGCGGCGATCGACGTGTCGCGCTGGGAGCGTCCGCCGCTGTTTGCGtggctgcagcgcgagggCCACATTGCCGCGCAGGAAATGGCGCGCACGTTCAACAACGGCATAGGTATGGTGCTCGTGGTGCcggccgcggcgtcggaGCGCACGGTGCAAGCGCTCGAGGCCGCgggcgaggcgcccgtcgtgctgggcgcggtGACGGCCCAGCCGGGGGTGGCGTACGTGCACCTGGACGAGTGGCACGTGGCATAG
- a CDS encoding transporter produces the protein MTSRVGATPESVEMHARDKAPSIADTASVQAEAYVVGDTSVIAAAAAMERVGWTVWMLTMSAALCGSLFGYDTGYVSSVLVSLDDFQDFGRLSDGTKQLITSATSLGALIGALCAMFPSEWLGRKMVIALANAVFIVGAIVQAAAQGSWTLIVGRFIVGIGVGVASMIVPLWIGELAPAHLRGRLVTLNVVFLTMGQLIATGVGAGFESVKGGWRYTVAGGAIPAIISLVSMAWLPESPRYDSQRGKMERATRTFQRIYPHATEGFCRERAEKLAQDLTQWEARHTRTMAARLRLLVTGPNARALALACGLQALQQLCGFNTLMYYSGSIFQAIGFAKPVAVSLIVSAGNFVATLAALKFIDMIGRRRVLLYSVPVMTGALVFAAICFGFLPVKEDGALSMHIPPGRKVWTYLVIVAILVFVLAYGFGIGNVPWQQGELFAIETRAMGTSIATAVNWSCNLIIGATYLSLVRAATSSGAFGFYAGLCAIGFVFCLCCFPDTRQLSLEEVHVIFRGSWGIRAADELRRAKAHVAHDLRARDADAPHHAHSGTATMTQYERPSVGYVTPRVRADDDMEQPVDALDEYKPAVAQSLPADLRASDGLPRPIADAAAPTNALTRHLGLRGPGLVLSVTCFASLGVFMFGYDQGVMSGILPHPHFRAYFHEPSAAQVGTMVAILEIGALVTSLLSGVAADRFGRKAVMVWGAVAFSLGGLVQTLATGYHAMIVGRIVSGFGVGFLSMVVPTYQSEISPAENRGKLACIEFTGNIVGYMASVWIDYVCSFLPGPLGWRLPLLVQPVLGCALALGSVCLPESPRWLCDRDCDAEALQVLMDLDGDAKAHHTRAHLEYSEIKSSVLQMRAQGDRSYRTMWRTLRYRTLIGMSSQMLAQLNGINVISYYAPLVFESAGWVGREALLMTGVNAVMYVLATIPTWFLVDTWGRRPILLSGALLCALTLGACGLLLRAQQPYTPALVVVCVVLFNAAFGYSWGPIPWAWTPEIMPLAFRAKGASLAAATNWVWNWIVGQLTPVLQERIGWRLYMLHAGFCVASFVVVYFLYPETQGVPLEEMDAIFGDQAIPVPPIDDADDTAADPEAPRLRRSISSHPRFHTSPGRRPWWPWGAASPRGAYEPLST, from the coding sequence ATGACGAGCCGTGTAGGCGCGACGCCCGAGAGCGTCGAgatgcacgcgcgcgaCAAGGCGCCGTCGATAGCAGATACGGCGAGTGTGCAGGCGGAAGCGTACGTGGTCGGCGATACGTCGGTGatcgcggcggcggcggcgatggagcgcgtcggctGGACGGTGTGGATGCTGACGATGAGTGCGGCGCTGTGTGGCTCGCTGTTTGGCTACGACACGGGCTACGTGTCGTCTGTGCTGGTGAGTCTGGACGACTTTCAGGACTTTGGGCGGCTGAGCGATGGCACGAAGCAGCTGATCACGTCCGCGACGTCGCTCGGTGCGCTGATCGGCGCGCTGTGTGCGATGTTCCCGTCCGAGTGGCTGGGCCGCAAGATGGTGATTGCGCTCGCGAACGCGGTGTTTATCGTCGGGGCGATTGTGCAGGCTGCCGCGCAGGGGTCGTGGACGCTGATTGTCGGCCGCTtcatcgtcggcatcggcgtcGGTGTGGCGTCGATGATCGTGCCGCTGTGGATCGGCGAgctggcgccggcgcacttgcgcggccgcctcgtgaCGCTCAATGTCGTCTTTCTCACGATGGGGCAGCTGATCGCGAcgggcgtcggcgccggctTCGAGAGCGTCAAGGGCGGGTGGCGCTACACGGTCGCGGGTGGCGCGATTCCCGCGATCATCTCGCTCGTCAGCATGGCGTGGCTGCCCGAGTCGCCGCGCTACGACAGCCAGCGCGGCAAGATGGAgcgcgcgacacgcacgtTTCAGCGCATCTACCCGCATGCGACGGAGGGGTTCTgccgcgagcgcgccgaaaagctggcgcaggaccTGACGCAGTGGgaggcgcggcacacgcgcacgatggCCGCGCGTCTGCGCCTGCTGGTGACGGGCCCGAatgcgcgcgcgctcgcgctcgcctGCGGactgcaggcgctgcagcagctaTGTGGCTTTAATACGCTCATGTACTACAGCGGCTCGATCTTCCAGGCGATTGGCTTCGCGAAGCCCGTGGCCGTGTCGCTCATTGTGAGTGCGGGCAACTTtgtcgcgacgctcgcggcgctcaagTTCATCGACATGATCGGGCGCcggcgcgtgctgctgtACTCGGTGCCGGTCATGACGGGCGCGCTCGTGTTTGCGGCTATCTGCTTCGGCTTCTTGCCGGTCAAGGAGGATGGCGCGCTGTCGATGCACATCCCGCCGGGCCGCAAGGTGTGGACGTACCTCGTGATCGTCGCGATCCTCGTCTTTGTGCTTGCGTACGGCTTCGGCATCGGCAACGTCCCGTGGCAGCAGGGCGAGCTCTTCGccatcgagacgcgcgcgatggGCACGAGCATCGCGACGGCCGTCAACTGGTCGTGCAACCTGATCATCGGCGCGACGTACctgtcgctcgtgcgcgccgcgacgtCGTCAGGCGCGTTTGGCTTCTACGCCGGCCTGTGCGCGATCGGCTTCGTGTTCTGCCTGTGCTGCTTCCCCGACACGCGGCAGCTCTCGCTCGAGGAAGTGCACGTCATCTTCCGCGGCTCGTGGGGCatccgcgccgccgacgagctgcgccgcgccaaggcgcacgtcgcgcacgatctccgcgcgcgcgatgccgacgcacCGCACCACGCGcacagcggcacggcgACCATGACGCAGTACGAGCGACCCAGCGTCGGGTATGTCACGCCCCGCGTGcgcgcggacgacgacatggagcAGCCggtcgacgcgctcgacgagtACAAGCCCGCGGTCGCGCAGAGCCTGCCGGCCGACCtgcgcgcgagcgacggCCTACCGCGCCCGATCGCCGATGCAGCCGCGCCCACAAACGCGCTGACACGGCACCTCGGCCTCCGCGGCCCGGGCCTCGTGCTGTCGGTGACGTGCTTCGCGAGTCTCGGCGTGTTCATGTTCGGCTACGACCAGGGCGTCATGAGCGGCATCCTGCCGCACCCGCACTTTCGCGCGTACTTCCACGagccgagcgccgcgcaggTCGGCACGATGGTCGCGATCCTCGAGATCGGCGCGCTGGTCACGTCGCTGCTcagcggcgtcgcggcggACCGCTTCGGACGCAAGGCCGTGATGGTGTGgggcgccgtggccttctcgctcggcggcctcgtgcagacgctcgcgacAGGCTACCACGCGATGATCGTCGGCCGCATTGTCTCGGGCTTTGGCGTCGGCTTCCTGAGCATGGTCGTGCCGACGTACCAGAGCGAGATCTCGCCCGCCGAGAACCGCGGCAAGCTCGCGTGCATCGAGTTCACCGGCAACATCGTCGGGTACATGGCCAGCGTGTGGATCGACTACGTGTGCTCGTTCCTGCCGGGCCCGCTCGGCTggcgcctgccgctgctcgtgcagccCGTGCTCGGATGCGCCCTCGCGCTCGGCTCCGTGTGCCTGCCCGAGAGTCCGCGGTGGCTCTGCGACCGCGACTGCGATGCCGAGGCCCTGCAGGTGCTCATGGACCTCGATGGCGACGCTAAGGCGCACCACACGCGCGCCCACCTCGAGTACAGCGAAATCAAGTCGAGCGTCCTCCAGATGCGCGCGCAGGGCGACCGCTCGTACCGCAccatgtggcgcacgctgcgctaCCGCACGCTCAtcggcatgtcgtcgcAGATGCTCGCGCAGCTGAACGGCATCAACGTCATCTCGTACtacgcgccgctcgtctTTGAGAGCGCCGGATGGGTCGGGCGCGAGGCTCTGCTCATGACCGGCGTCAACGCCGTCATGTACGTGCTCGCGACGATCCCGACGTGGTTCCTCGTCGACACCTGGGGCCGTCGGCCTATTCTGCTCTCGGGCGCGCTGCTGTGtgcgctcacgctcggcgCCTGCGGCCTCCTCCTGCGCGCACAGCAGCCCTACACACCGGCGCTGGTCGTGgtgtgcgtcgtgctctTCAACGCCGCGTTCGGGTACTCATGGGGCCCCATCCCGTGGGCATGGACGCCCGAGATCATGCCGCTCGCGTTCCGCGCCAAGGGCGCATCACTCGCGGCCGCGACGAACTGGGTGTGGAACTGGATCGTCGGGCAGCTCACGCCCGTGCTCCAGGAGCGCATTGGGTGGCGGCTGTACATGCTGCACGCAGGCTTCTGTGTCGCCTCGTTCGTGGTCGTGTACTTTCTGTACCCCGAGACGCagggcgtgccgctcgaggaAATGGACGCCATCTTTGGCGACCAAGCCATCCCCGTGCCGCcgatcgacgacgcagacGACACGGCCGCCGATCCCGAGGCGCCCCGTCTCCGCCGCTCCATCAGCTCGCACCCGCGCTTCCACACGTCGCCCGGCCGACGGCCCTGGTGGCCGTGGGGCGCGGCCTCGCCCCGCGGCGCATACGAGCCATTGTCGACATAG
- a CDS encoding serine/threonine-protein kinase haspin: protein MLGSSTRQVHVYGRKGRTRVVQDAPSVLEEQAPPSTPPRKTTLPPTRGLFTGVDFRSTWDAWVHSPRETFASKVSTPWKQWAKGSSHARTPLRPKSANAQALCDTLEDLSLEDRGVASLLRRVQQSHPLDFEQLLTDLAPTYEKVGEASYSEVYRCASSGAILKVIPLDMGTEHAGIALSSPDSVDREVAMIHALSHASHPCARHFVQLQRAHVVRGAYPSALLRAWDTFKAEQASRSENARPSVLPSTQLYGVIVMNDAGQELEGLSLRGWVERAAVFWQVACAVAFAEHTCSFEHRDLHMGNILVRRDASQPASDVGALSALWRTYAPDRTGVHATIIDYSLSRMELDGQTVAYDFSDASLFAGRGDAQYDVYRHMRRLVSEDWQGHAPMTNVLWLQFVLQRMLAMHAPPDDEPGTAAAHAYDLLVQAEQLAHEAIEHAQRHVPQRRVSTRSKRRSIQRSHDAWKVLPDAHRPRITSTWTWLQALLPYVEVSEACADAGWLAERGGAAGS, encoded by the coding sequence ATGCTGGGATCGTCGACGCGGCAAGTCCATGTGTATGGCCGCAAGGGACGCACGCGTGTCGTGCAGGATGCACCGTCTGTGCTAGAGGAACAGGCACcgccctcgacgccgccgcgcaAGACGACGttgccgccgacgcgcggctTATTTACAGGCGTCGATTTTCGATCGACGTGGGACGCGTGGGTGCACAGCCCGCGCGAGACGTTTGCGAGTAAGGTGTCGACGCCATGGAAGCAGTGGGCGAAGGGAtcgtcgcacgcacgcacgccgctgcgGCCCAAGTCCGCCAACGCCCAGGCGCTCTGCGACACGCTGGAGGATCTGTCGCTCGAGGACCGCGGCGTAGCGTCGCTGTTGCGGCGCGTCCAGCAGTCCCATCCACTTgactttgagcagctcctAACGGATCTGGCTCCGACGTATGAAAAGGTCGGTGAAGCGAGCTACTCGGAAGTGTATCGGTGCGCGTCCTCCGGCGCCATCCTCAAAGTGATACCCTTGGACATGGGCACAGAGCATGCCGGCATCGCCCTGTCGTCTCCCGACAGTGTCGACCGCGAGGTAGCTATGATCCATGCCCTGTCGCACGCGTCTCATCCATGTGCGCGCCACTTTGTACAGCTTCAGCgtgcgcatgtcgtgcgtggcgcgtACCCCTCGGCGCTTTTGCGCGCGTGGGACACGTTCAAAGCCGAGCAGGCGTCGCGCAGTGAGAATGCGAGGCCGAGCGTCCTGCCATCGACGCAGCTGTACGGCGTCATTGTGATGAACGACGCGGGCCAGGAGCTGGAGGGCTTGTCGCTGCGCGGCTGGGTAGAGCGTGCCGCGGTGTTTTGGCAGGTGGCGTGCGCGGTGGCCTTTGCCGAGCATACGTGCTCGTTTGAGCACCGCGACTTGCACATGGGCAACATCCtcgtgcggcgcgacgcgtcccaGCCGGCCTCGGACGTGGGCGCGCTATCGGCGCTGTGGCGTACGTACGCCCCTGACCGCACGGGCGTGCACGCGACCATCATCGACTACTCTCTGTCCCGCATGGAGCTGGACGGCCAGACGGTCGCGTACGACTTTTCCGATGCATCGCTCTTTGCGGgccgcggcgacgcgcagTACGACGTGTACCGCCACATGCGCCGTCTCGTGTCCGAGGACTGGCAgggccatgcgcccatgACGAATGTGCTCTGGCTGCAAtttgtgctgcagcgcatgctggcgatgcatgcgccgccagacgacgagccaggcacagccgcggcgcacgccTACGATCTCCTCGtgcaggccgagcagctagcgcacgaggccatcgagcatgcgcagcggcacgtACCGCAGCGGCGCGTATCTACGCGGTCGAAGCGCCGCTCCATCCAGCGCTCGCACGATGCATGGAAGGTGCTGCCCGACGCGCACCGTCCGCGCATCACGTCGACCTGGACGTggctgcaggcgctgctgccttATGTGGAGGTGTCGGAGGCGTGCGCCGACGCTGGGTGGCTGGCAGAGAGgggcggcgcggctggTTCGTAG
- a CDS encoding large subunit ribosomal protein L1 produces MTTTTTIRGSRAMVWSVVRSLAGVRPALRVPVCGVRSMHATPALGNKGRARKSPKTLLRLYAEGQLKGPEARQAAALLAEQNSEKGLRAPQESDENKSSDTLSLSEARRVIRAVEAARPRNAYELHIVTSVPPNQTNAFRGRISYPKDPRIKGETVLVFAEQGSEAADAAQQVASQLEAQGSSMRLVIGGNDMIGDTVAGRVPSFSRVLCTTSLLPSLSRSLARALGPKGLMPSTKRGTVVEDAEEMHAAIDQLVTGVDWRGDRVGVVRAAVGRISFSEAELRANVQALLDAIIHKAASGLAGTKVSAQVVAGYMRDMTTEQADGQTVQQRSVAAMKRALSIVQQVHLSSTQGPGIRLRLDDVL; encoded by the coding sequence atgacgacgacgacgacgattCGCGGATCGAGGGCGATGGTGTGGAGTGTCGTCCGAAGCTTGGCAGGCGTGCGTCCTGCGCTGCGTGTTCCTGTGTGCGGAGTGCGCAGCATGCATGCTACGCCGGCGCTGGGCAACAAGgggcgtgcgcgcaagAGTcccaagacgctgctgcggcTGTACGCCGAGGGCCAGCTCAAGGGCCCGGAAGCCCGGCAGGCTGCCGCGCTCCTGGCAGAGCAGAACTCGGAGAAGGGCCTCCGCGCCCCTCAAGAGAGCGACGAGAACAAGTCGAGTGATACCCTATCGCTGTCggaggcgcgccgcgtgaTCCgggccgtcgaggcggcgcggccgcgtAATGCGTACGAGCTGCACATTGTGAcgagtgtgccgccgaACCAGACGAATGCGTTCCGTGGCCGCATTTCGTACCCGAAGGACCCGCGCATCAAGGGCGAGACGGTGCTGGTGTTTGCCGAGCAGGGGAGCGAGGCAgccgacgcggcgcagcaggtgGCGTCGCAGCTGGAGGCGCAAggctcgtcgatgcgcctgGTGATCGGCGGGAATGACATGATCGGAGATACGGTGGCGGGACGCGTGCCGTCGTTCTCGCGTGTGCTGTGCACGACGAGTCTGCTGCCGAGTCTGAGCCGCTcgctcgctcgtgcgctgGGTCCGAAAGGTCtgatgccgagcacgaAGCGTGGCACGGTCGTCGAAGATGCGGAGGAAATGCATGCCGCGATTGATCAGCTGGTGACGGGCGTCGACTGGCGTGGCGACCGtgtgggcgtcgtgcgcgcggcggtGGGCCGCATCTCGTTCAGCGAGGctgagctgcgtgcgaatgtgcaggcgctgctggatgcgaTCATTCACAAGGCCGCGAGTGGTCTGGCCGGCACCAAGGTCAGCGCGCAAGTCGTGGCTGGCTACATGCGAGACATGACGACGGAGCAGGCGGACGGCCAGAccgtgcagcagcgcagcgTGGCTGCGATGAAACGCGCGCTGTCGAtcgtgcagcaggtgcaccTGAGCTCGACGCAGGGACCTGGCATTCGgctgcgtctcgacgaTGTGCTGTAA
- a CDS encoding SUR7/PalI family protein, whose translation MRLFVAIGLLAAIAASVLLGLATFGVPVNDSFWLLRVQAPLLDAKLGALGYRVNGHDSRVGVGYHVPDEVGDLSRSVRDFVHTLTLVLVLFPVSFALACLTALASMVAMIHVRAMSILAAGLAVLGALVATVAFAILICLYYELQHNVPTDELDLTYGQAFVFTVVSAACLYGSAITLALGACCAMRMPRRERSDAVPERMPPAKVSYTRDPSAQPYERAERVHYASALAPVAGDLPKFPEPDVNESYMEDAPTAGEPTPYDESHELDTWASRVHLLDDSEWHTARHSHYTGDATHDEYADAPTMPLMSRQQADAWFLPTHT comes from the coding sequence ATGCGGTTGTTCGTAGCGATCGGGCTGCTGGCTGCGATCGCCGCGAGTGTGCTGCTGGGTCTCGCGACGTTCGGCGTGCCGGTGAATGACAGTTTCTGGCTCTTGCGTgtgcaggcgccgctgctggacgcCAAGCTGGGTGCGCTGGGCTACCGCGTCAATGGCCACGACTCGCGTGTGGGCGTAGGATACCATGTGCCTGACGAGGTCGGGGACCtgtcgcgcagcgtgcgcgactttgtgcACACGCTGACGttggtgctggtgctgtTCCCTGTATCGTTTGCGTTGGCGTGcctcacggcgctcgcgtcTATGGTGGCGATGATCCACGTACGGGCGATGAGCATACTGGCCGCGGGCTTGGccgtgctgggcgcgctcgtcgctACGGTCGCCTTTGCGATTCTGATCTGCCTCTACTATGAGCTGCAGCATAACGTGCCGACGGACGAGCTCGATCTCACGTACGGACAGGCGTTTGTTTTTACGGTCGTCAGTGCCGCGTGCCTGTACGGGAGTGCCATCACActggcgctcggcgcgtgctgtgccatgcgcatgccgcgccgcgagcgcTCCGACGCGGTGCccgagcgcatgccgccCGCCAAGGTGTCGTACACGCGGGATCCGTCCGCGCAGCCGTACGAGCGTGCGGAGCGTGTGCACtatgcgtcggcgctggcgccTGTGGCGGGCGACTTGCCCAAGTTTCCGGAGCCGGACGTCAATGAGTCGTACATGGAGGACGCGCCGACGGCCGGCGAGCCGACGCCGTACGATGAGTCGCACGAGCTCGATACGTGGGCCTCGCGCGTGCACCTGCTGGACGACTCGGAGTGGCACACGGCGCGGCACTCGCACTATACGGGcgacgcgacgcacgacgagTACGCGGATgcgccgacgatgccgctCATGTCGAGGCAGCAGGCCGATGCGTGGTTCCTGCCTACGCATACGTGA